In Panthera tigris isolate Pti1 chromosome C1, P.tigris_Pti1_mat1.1, whole genome shotgun sequence, the following proteins share a genomic window:
- the LOC102964495 gene encoding 60S ribosomal protein L21-like, with protein sequence MTNTKGKRRGTRYMFSRAFRKHGVVPLATYIRIYKKGDIVDIKGMGTVQKGMPHKCYHGKTGRVYNVTQHAVGIVVNKQVKGKILAKRINVRIKHIKHSKSRDSFLKRVKENYQKKKEAKEKGTWVQLKRQPAPPREAHFVRTNGKEPELLEPIPYEFMA encoded by the coding sequence ATGAccaacacaaagggaaagaggagaggtacTCGCTATATGTTCTCTAGGGCTTTTAGAAAACATGGAGTTGTTCCTTTGGCAACATACATAAGAATCTACAAGAAAGGTGATATTGTGGACATCAAGGGAATGGGCACTGTTCAAAAAGGAATGCCCCACAAATGTTACCACGGCAAAACTGGAAGAGTCTACAATGTTACCCAGCATGCTGTTGGCATTGTTGTAAACAAACAAGTTAAGGGCAAGATTCTTGCTAAGAGAATTAATGTACGTATCAAGCACATTAAGCACTCAAAGAGCCGAGACAGCTTCCTGAAGCGTGTGAaggaaaattatcagaaaaagaaggaagccaaggagaaaggtaCTTGGGTTCAACTGAAGCGCCAGCCTGCCCCACCCAGAGAAGCACACTTTGTGAGAACCAATGGAAAGGAGCCTGAGCTGTTGGAACCCATTCCCTATGAATTCATGGcgtga